One window from the genome of Rhodanobacteraceae bacterium encodes:
- a CDS encoding insulinase family protein: MRLKLIAGLSALLFGAAAPAADSLIPYEKFQLDNGLTVIVHQDTKAPVIAVSMWYHVGSKDEKPGHTGFAHLFEHLMFQKTENHDGEYFEPFEKVGATDMNGTTWLDRTNYFQTVPKTALDMALWMESDRMGHLLGAIDQAALDEQRGVVKNEKRQGENQPYGRVMEALQKASFPEGHPYRWETIGSMEDLSAASLDDVKAWFNTYYGAANATLVLAGDIDVATARAKVQQYFGDIPAGPPLTRLESWVAARTSSTREVMYDRVAQARLNKVWNYAERGTPDADYMEMAARILGGGKTSRLYERLVYRDQIADRTGAYPQVLELASMFFIEADVKAGVAIATVEQAINEEVARFLADGPTAEELQRAKIEIKSEVVRGLEKVGGFSGKAGVLAECQVYDGDPACYQQSLDRLDAATVAQVRDAARRWLTQGDHTLEVRPFGNYKVADAGAVDRSQGVPTVADFPEVDFPVLQRARLKNGIEVVLAARSSIPIINVELLFGAGSSGDRGRPLGTAEFTYGMLDEGAEGKNPLQIAAAADSLGAQLYTGAGLDDGYAGVSALSEQLDPSLALLASIVRKADFKPEDIERVRKQWLAGIAQEKSQPFGLGLRILPPLLFGADHPYGVPFSGNGTEASIAAVTRDDLIAYRSDFLRPDNVRILVAGDTTLAAIVPALEKHFGDWKAPASPRPVVEIPVVAAQSKPRVFLINRAEAQQTLILAGLLGPDGRVENNTAIGTMNDILGGTFTSRLNMNLREDKHWSYGVGVAMPSARGQRPWITYAPVQTDKTAESVTEIRKELSAYLSDQPATEEELDKLKAGDVRSLPGAYETIGDVQGAVRSILQFDRPDDWVATAKQRIEAQTLADIHAAARQVIHPDRLTWVIVGDLSQIEAGVRELNLGEVQVVDENGQPVR; this comes from the coding sequence ATGCGCTTGAAACTGATTGCCGGCCTTTCGGCCCTGCTGTTCGGCGCTGCCGCGCCGGCGGCCGATTCGCTGATTCCCTACGAGAAATTCCAGCTCGACAACGGCCTGACCGTGATCGTGCACCAGGACACCAAGGCGCCGGTGATCGCGGTGTCGATGTGGTACCACGTGGGCTCCAAGGACGAGAAACCCGGGCACACGGGTTTCGCGCATCTGTTCGAACATCTGATGTTCCAGAAGACCGAGAACCACGACGGCGAGTATTTCGAGCCCTTCGAGAAGGTCGGCGCCACCGACATGAACGGCACCACCTGGCTGGATCGCACCAACTATTTCCAGACGGTGCCGAAGACGGCGCTGGACATGGCCCTGTGGATGGAATCCGATCGCATGGGCCATCTGCTCGGGGCCATTGATCAGGCGGCGCTGGACGAGCAGCGCGGCGTGGTCAAGAACGAAAAGCGCCAGGGCGAGAACCAGCCCTACGGCCGCGTCATGGAGGCTCTGCAGAAGGCCAGCTTCCCGGAAGGTCATCCCTACCGCTGGGAAACGATCGGCTCGATGGAGGATCTGTCGGCGGCCTCGCTGGACGACGTCAAGGCGTGGTTCAACACCTATTACGGTGCCGCCAACGCCACGCTGGTGTTGGCCGGTGACATCGATGTGGCCACCGCCAGGGCCAAGGTACAACAGTATTTCGGCGATATTCCGGCCGGCCCGCCGCTGACCCGCCTGGAATCCTGGGTGGCCGCGCGCACCAGCAGTACCCGCGAGGTGATGTACGACCGCGTTGCTCAGGCGCGACTGAACAAGGTCTGGAATTACGCCGAGCGCGGCACGCCGGACGCCGACTACATGGAGATGGCAGCGCGCATCCTCGGTGGCGGCAAAACCTCCAGGCTCTACGAGCGTCTGGTCTATCGCGATCAGATCGCCGACCGTACAGGCGCCTATCCGCAGGTGCTGGAATTGGCGAGCATGTTTTTCATTGAGGCCGACGTCAAGGCCGGCGTGGCGATCGCCACAGTCGAGCAGGCGATCAACGAGGAAGTGGCGCGATTCCTGGCCGATGGCCCCACGGCAGAAGAGCTCCAGCGCGCCAAGATCGAGATCAAGAGCGAGGTGGTGCGCGGTCTGGAGAAGGTCGGTGGCTTTTCCGGCAAGGCCGGGGTGCTGGCCGAATGCCAGGTGTACGACGGCGATCCCGCCTGCTATCAGCAATCGCTGGACCGCCTGGACGCCGCCACGGTAGCCCAGGTTCGCGATGCTGCCCGGCGCTGGTTGACACAAGGCGACCACACCCTGGAAGTGCGTCCCTTCGGCAACTACAAGGTGGCCGACGCCGGCGCTGTCGATCGCAGTCAGGGCGTGCCCACGGTGGCCGATTTCCCCGAAGTGGACTTTCCCGTGCTGCAGCGCGCGCGCTTGAAGAACGGCATCGAAGTCGTGCTGGCTGCGCGTTCCAGCATTCCGATCATCAACGTCGAACTGCTGTTCGGGGCCGGATCCTCGGGCGATCGCGGTCGCCCGCTGGGCACGGCTGAATTCACCTACGGCATGCTCGACGAGGGTGCCGAAGGAAAGAATCCGCTGCAGATTGCCGCCGCCGCTGACAGCCTGGGCGCCCAGCTCTACACCGGTGCCGGACTGGATGATGGTTACGCCGGCGTGTCGGCGCTGAGCGAACAACTGGACCCCTCGCTGGCATTGCTGGCCAGCATCGTGCGCAAGGCCGATTTCAAGCCGGAGGACATCGAGCGCGTGCGCAAGCAATGGCTGGCCGGCATCGCCCAGGAAAAGAGCCAGCCCTTCGGACTGGGTTTGCGCATCCTGCCGCCGCTGCTGTTCGGCGCCGATCACCCCTACGGCGTACCCTTCTCCGGCAACGGCACGGAGGCCAGCATTGCAGCGGTCACCCGCGACGATCTGATCGCCTATCGCAGCGATTTCCTGCGCCCCGACAACGTGCGCATTCTGGTCGCGGGCGACACCACGCTGGCGGCAATCGTACCGGCACTGGAGAAGCACTTCGGCGATTGGAAGGCGCCCGCGAGCCCCCGGCCCGTGGTCGAAATCCCTGTGGTTGCGGCGCAGAGCAAACCGCGCGTGTTTCTGATCAATCGCGCCGAAGCGCAGCAGACCCTGATTCTGGCGGGTCTGCTCGGGCCCGATGGCCGAGTGGAGAACAACACCGCGATCGGCACCATGAACGACATCCTCGGCGGTACCTTCACCTCACGGCTGAACATGAATCTGCGCGAGGACAAGCACTGGAGTTATGGTGTCGGCGTGGCCATGCCAAGTGCGCGCGGACAGCGCCCGTGGATCACCTACGCGCCGGTGCAGACCGACAAGACTGCCGAGTCGGTAACCGAGATCCGCAAGGAACTCAGCGCGTATCTGAGCGACCAGCCTGCGACCGAAGAGGAACTCGACAAGCTCAAGGCCGGAGATGTGCGCTCCTTGCCGGGCGCCTACGAGACCATTGGCGATGTTCAGGGCGCGGTCCGCAGCATCCTCCAGTTTGATCGGCCCGACGATTGGGTAGCCACCGCCAAGCAGCGCATCGAAGCGCAGACGCTGGCCGACATCCATGCCGCCGCCAGGCAGGTGATTCACCCGGACCGTCTGACCTGGGTCATCGTCGGTGACCTCAGCCAGATCGAGGCCGGCGTGCGCGAGCTGAACCTGGGTGAGGTGCAGGTGGTCGACGAGAACGGTCAGCCGGTGCGGTAG
- a CDS encoding UvrD-helicase domain-containing protein has translation MLNPQQQEAVRYLDGPLLVLAGAGSGKTSVITQKIAHLVRSGLYNINEIAAITFTNKAAREMRERAARLLGEGGSEGLTVSTFHALGMRFLEIECAHVGLRRGFSILGEDDARALVKDLAPKGTGNDVLDRWRQLIGQAKNRGLNPAQALAASQTPREREAAELYASYAQRLTAFNAVDFDDLIALPVRVLESDEEVRAKWQRKYRYLLVDEYQDTNDTQYRLLRLLAGERGLFTAVGDDDQSIYAWRGANPENLAQLGQDYPNLRIVKLEQNYRCAQRILRAANAVIGQNPHLHPKKLWSALPDGDPIRIVARGSDTDEAEFVAAEISHRQLIDKCTPRDFAVLFRGNHQARSLELALRVLKVPYHLSGATSFFDRQEIKDVMAYLRLLANPEDDAAFVRAVATPRRDVGAATLEKLAEAARSRGLPLAKAAGSHTLLATLTPRAARALSAFSEQLDGWRKLSSSVRPRALIEQLIRESGLIQHWREDSKRPEMAERRQAQVQAFLEWIGDRRENSLGALLTQLMLESQDDEPGDRVRLMTLHSAKGLEFRHVFLVGCEDGLLPHVSSLDEGRLDEERRLFYVGMTRAKETLTLSYCRVRTRYGREECPEPSRFLMEMPESEVRWVGKDEKTVKTAEEKAVAARPHLDAIRALLGA, from the coding sequence ATGCTCAATCCGCAACAACAGGAAGCCGTGCGTTATCTGGATGGTCCGCTGCTGGTGCTGGCGGGCGCCGGGTCGGGCAAGACCAGCGTGATCACCCAGAAGATCGCGCATCTGGTGCGTTCGGGGCTGTACAACATCAACGAGATCGCCGCGATCACCTTCACCAACAAGGCCGCCCGGGAAATGCGCGAGCGCGCGGCGAGATTGCTGGGAGAGGGCGGCAGCGAGGGGCTGACGGTATCGACCTTCCACGCCTTGGGCATGCGCTTTCTGGAGATCGAATGTGCCCATGTCGGATTGCGCCGCGGTTTTTCGATTCTGGGTGAGGACGATGCCCGGGCGCTGGTCAAGGATCTGGCGCCCAAGGGCACCGGCAACGACGTGCTCGATCGCTGGCGCCAGCTGATCGGCCAGGCCAAGAACCGCGGCCTCAATCCGGCGCAGGCGCTGGCGGCTTCGCAGACGCCGCGTGAGCGCGAGGCGGCCGAGCTCTATGCCAGCTACGCCCAGCGCCTGACCGCCTTCAACGCGGTGGATTTCGATGATCTGATCGCGCTGCCGGTGCGGGTGCTGGAGTCTGACGAAGAAGTGCGCGCCAAGTGGCAGCGCAAGTATCGCTATCTGCTGGTGGACGAATACCAGGACACCAACGACACCCAGTACCGATTGCTGCGACTGCTGGCCGGCGAGCGCGGTCTGTTCACGGCGGTGGGTGATGACGACCAGTCGATCTACGCCTGGCGCGGCGCCAATCCGGAGAATCTGGCGCAGCTGGGTCAGGACTATCCGAATCTGAGAATCGTCAAGCTGGAGCAGAACTACCGCTGCGCCCAGCGCATCCTGCGCGCGGCCAACGCGGTGATCGGCCAGAACCCGCATCTGCATCCCAAGAAGCTGTGGAGCGCGCTGCCCGACGGCGATCCAATCCGTATCGTCGCCCGCGGCAGCGATACCGATGAGGCCGAGTTCGTGGCCGCCGAGATCAGCCACCGGCAACTGATCGACAAATGCACGCCGCGCGATTTCGCCGTGCTCTTTCGCGGCAACCATCAGGCGCGCTCGCTGGAACTGGCCCTCAGAGTGCTCAAGGTGCCCTATCACCTGTCGGGCGCCACCTCCTTCTTTGATCGCCAGGAGATCAAGGATGTGATGGCCTACCTGCGGCTGCTGGCCAACCCCGAGGACGATGCCGCCTTCGTGCGTGCGGTAGCCACGCCCAGGCGCGATGTCGGCGCGGCGACACTGGAGAAACTGGCCGAGGCGGCGCGCAGTCGTGGTCTGCCGCTGGCCAAGGCAGCGGGCTCGCACACCCTGCTGGCCACGCTGACGCCGCGCGCGGCTAGAGCACTGTCGGCCTTTTCCGAACAACTCGATGGCTGGCGCAAGCTCAGCAGCAGCGTGCGCCCGCGGGCGCTGATCGAACAGCTGATCCGCGAATCCGGCCTGATCCAGCACTGGCGCGAGGACAGCAAGCGCCCGGAAATGGCCGAGCGTCGCCAGGCCCAGGTGCAGGCCTTTCTGGAATGGATCGGCGATCGCCGCGAGAATTCACTGGGCGCCCTGCTGACCCAGCTGATGCTGGAGAGCCAGGACGACGAGCCCGGCGATCGCGTGCGCCTGATGACCCTGCACAGCGCCAAGGGCCTGGAATTCCGCCACGTGTTTCTGGTCGGCTGCGAAGACGGTTTGCTGCCGCATGTGTCCTCGCTGGACGAAGGGCGACTGGATGAGGAGCGGCGCCTGTTCTACGTCGGCATGACCCGCGCCAAGGAAACCTTGACCCTGTCCTACTGCCGCGTGCGCACCCGCTACGGCCGCGAGGAATGCCCTGAACCCAGTCGCTTCCTGATGGAAATGCCCGAGAGCGAAGTACGTTGGGTGGGCAAGGACGAAAAGACCGTCAAGACCGCCGAGGAAAAAGCCGTCGCCGCCAGACCGCATCTGGATGCGATCCGGGCTTTGCTCGGTGCTTAG